From Carcharodon carcharias isolate sCarCar2 chromosome 21, sCarCar2.pri, whole genome shotgun sequence:
CAGTAAGTCAAACAATTTGTGGCTGGCAGCAGAAAGTGAAATGAGCATAAAAGCAGCATTAAAAATCTCGCGGTTCGCTAATCTTATTCATTCAGGACAAGCTGCCAATCCTGAGCTGTCTGGTCTGTACACCACCCGAGTCCACACTACACGCTTGTCCCTTACTACCCCCAGACCAACAAACCATGGGCAACAGATGTGATTTCGTCACTGCTGCCCGCATActgagaacaaataaaaaatataaaCAAAATCTCCTTCCACATTTCTATCGCCCACAGGGCGAAGTGTTTTGTCGAGATTGGTTTGAATGTTAGACAATGCTGCCGTATTGAGGTTATTATTATGCATTgagaggcatgggaacatcaccacctggaagttcccctcccagtcactcaccatccttagaaatgtatcaccgttccttcactgtcaccaggtcaaaatcctggaactccctccttagcagcactgtgggtgtacctacaccacatggactgcagcagctcaagaagacagctcaccaccaccttctcaaggaatgggcaataaatgctggcccagccaacgaaagcccacatccggtgaacaaataaaacaaaaacaaaacaccaATTTCCAAACTACAGAACCCCTCTGTACAGATCACATTAACTTCTATACACAGCACTAACTTCCAGTGAAGCATGTCAATCTCCACTGAATAAGACTAACCTCCACTGGGTGATATTACCCTCCATAAACAGTATTAACTACCAGTACTCATCTCCACTCACAGTACTAACTGCTACTAAGCAGTGTTAAAATCTATAGCaaaatacataggaacatgggagcaggaatagaccattcggcccctcgacctgctctgccattctactTCAATGCCATCTTCTCGACTATTCCTGCATCACTTGTGTCAtaggtatctagaaatctatcgatctctgcttTGAatgtgctcaatgattgagcttccacagtcctctgaGATGGAGGATTCCAaatgttcaccaccctctgagtgaagaaattcctccttatctcagtcttaaatggccgacCCCTCAACCTAAGACTGTGTCCTTTGGTTCTCGACAACTCCCCccacaaccaggggaaacatccttcctgcatctaccctgtcaagccccataagaattttgtacacttcaatgaggtcccctctcattctcctaaactcgagagaatacaggcccagtctcctcgtTCTTTCTTCACAGGAcattcctgccatcccaggagtcagcctggtgaacctttgttgcactccctctatggcaagcatatccttcctttggtaaggagaccaaaactgtatgcaatactccaggtgtggtctcaccaaggccctgcacaacTGCAGCAAGAATTCCAGTAACCCAAATCCCCTATCATTAAAGTCtagcatatcatttgccttcctaattgcctgatgcacctgcatgttagctttcagtactTATGAAcaaggaatcagggggaaaactgtccattggttggagtcatacctagcacaatggaagatggttgtggttattggatgcctggtgctgctcctggcatgcccccctgcactcttcattgaaccagggttgatcccttgacttgatggtaatggtagagtgggggatatgctgggccaggaggttacagattgtggttgagtacaattctgctgctgctgatgcccacagcatctcatggatgcccagacttgtttgaaatctattccacttagcacagtggtagtgccacacagcacgatggagggtatcctcaatgtgaaggcgggacttcatctccacaatggctgtgcggtgggcactcctaccgatactgtcatggacagatgaatctgcagcaggcaggttggtgaggatgaggtcaagtatgtttttccctcttgttggttccctcaccacctgctgcagacccagtctagcagctatgtcctttagcactccccagcttggtcagtagtggtgctactatggcactcttggtgatggacattgaagtcccccacccagagtacattctgtgcccttgccaccctcaatgcttcctccaagcgatgttcaacatggaggagcactgattcatcagttgagagggggggtggtatgtgttaatcagcaggaggtttccttgcccatgtttgacctgatgccatgagacttcatggcgtCCAAAGCTGATGTtcagggctcccagggcaactccctcccgactgtataccactgtgtcaccacctctgctgggcctgtcccgccagtgggacaggacatacccagggatggtgatggtggtgtctgggatttGATCAGTAAGgtttgattccgtgaggatgacaatgtcaggctgttactcGACTtggctgtgagacagctctcccaattttggcacttaaCCCCCAGAtattggtaaggaggactttgcagggtcgacagggctgagattgccattgttgtttccagtgcctaggtcaatgccaagtggtctgtccagtttgaatcctttttattgactttttagtggtttgatacaactgagtggcttgctcgaccgttgcagagagcagttaagagtcgaccacatggctgtgggtctggagttacatgtcggccagaccaggtgaggacagcagatttccttcgctaaagaACATTAGATAAATAACTGAGTAACAATAACATCCTGTAAAAGTCCCATTGGAGGACCAAACTTCGCACGATAGTGTCAACACTGCCACCAAAAATAAACATTAATCACCAAATGACAACATGATTCTTATAAGAAAGACCACAAATCACACAGAAGCAATTTTAACTTCAATAGGACCACACTAATCACCGTGCATTATTAAGTCCCACAGAGAAGTACTAACTACCTGGGGATGACACTGAGCAGCACAACCCCGGGTGAAATGGGAATCCCTGAACAGCAGTGACCACCGGACCAGCAACGTCCTAGCAAATAGCaaatagaaacatggaaaatttacagagggcattcggcccatcctgcctgtgctcGCTGAACAGGAATTAGCCAGCTCTTGATCTGTAGCCCTGTGGGTTACAACACTTCAATAtccaaattactttttaaatgcgTCGAGGGTCTCCGCTTCCGCCACTTTTATTGAAAAGGTCTCTCTTCagctcccctctaatcctcctgtcaattattttaaatctatgctccctggttattgacctctgcTGAGGGAAATGGAACCTATCCAGTCTATCTAGGACCCTCGTAATTTTAGTATCTCAATTAAATCAGCTTCCAATGTTCTAAACCATGTCCCTCCCGACTTCGCTGGACAGTATCTACTGGACTGTATCAAACTGGCAAGGGGCCAAGCCGGTCACTGGAGCGCCTTGCGGCTTACTTCCCAAAAcacccaccaccaacagcaaaaaTGACATGGGCAGCCTTGCCCCGAGACTGTGAAATCAAACCCTCACTGCCCAAAGGAAATTGGTACCGGGGAAGTcaacaaacacaaacagaaaccTACAACACAGCCCCCAGCGCTCCCTCATGCATCACCAGTCGCTCCGAGTGGACACATCAATCCATTCCAAACTCCGGCCTGATCGACAGTGGCCCCTTGGAACCCGAGCTGTCCAATCACATCTCAGTGCTTTGACTGTAGACCGATCAATTTCTCTACACGTGTTACCGAGTTTTCTTTTTTAATTTCCAGTTGTTGTTCGGAAGGTTCCAgagtttatttctctctccccttcgcctGGGCCATTAGGTGAGTTACTGTGACGAGTTTAACCCCTTAAACACTTCTACCGTCTTCTCACGTGGAATATCAACCTCTTGCTCCTGTTTAGAAGGTAGCCAACTGATCTAAACGCGGTAACTGAAATaacaatgataaaagcaaaaacacgggtgctggaaatctgaaatgaaaacagaaaatgctggaaaaactcagcaggtctggcagcatctgcggagaaacagaattaacgtttcgagtccgataaGGCTCTTctaagaagggtcatatggactcgaaaagttaactctctttctctctccccagatgctgtcagacctgctgagtttttccagcattttctgtttttataactgaAATGACAAAGTGGGGGTTACATGCAGAACTCCCccctttatatatataaaaacaagcCCTCGCTCAGTACAGCGCAGCTTGGAAATATTTGACCATCCCATTAAACAGAATTTTACACATAAAAAGGCGATTCCCGTTCCTGCCAGCTGCAGGTTAAGCAGGGAGAAATGTCGAAACACTTAAATGTTTTGGGATGTGGGGAAGTTGAGCTCCTGAATCCATGCGGCCAACAATTAGCTCAGTTTTAATTCGGGTCGGTCCTCATTACACGCGACACAAGCCACGTTCTCTGGGCATCGGAATGTCTCATCTTAGACTTGGGTTAAATCCGCGCGCATACCATGGGCAATAATCGCTTCGCTTCGCTGGCAATGTCAGGTATATCATGGCTGAATATTACTAGTGAAGATGATATAATATGCAGCACTTGCATTAATAAACATAACTGACCTTTTAAGTGTTTACTTAATTTTTCAATCCTTTCTATTTAAAACAGCCCTTTGCTTATGACTGTCTCCTTTTGTTTCCAGGCCCCTATGTGATTAAATTGAAATCTATCCCAACAACCCAAGTGTCTGAGCAGAAACCTCGGCTTCCAATTGTCTTATCAAGTGTCACAGGGCGCTACCCACTTTAAAACTGAAACTCTCTGCTCACTTCGAAGGAGACCCCACGAGGCACTAATTGGGTTTCAGAAGCGGCTTAACCAGCCCTGGAAGATAgttctgaaaaaaaaattaacaacaaTAATAATAAAAAGGGCCAACATTTAACaaggtatttaaaaaaaaaccgcTTTTGAATAGAATCCGCGCTTCTGAACGAGAAAGAGTTGCTGTTCTGCTGTTGAGTGCTGCAGTCCAGGCAGGGGAGAAAGGGGAATTCACcgcctcttgtgctgttttcgcTCCCTTCCTAAAGTGGGGCATCAGCTGAGAGCATTTTTTTTTGCGTCAAAAGACCTTTAATTTTCTTGCAAAGAGGAGCGCGTGTCTGAACGCAGCAGTCTGTGTTCTGTAATATAATGAACTAAACAAAAAATCAGCTAAACAATGAGAGAAACTTGCTCAGATCTGCCAATGAATGGTCACCACactaaccacccccacccacccccccaaccctctctctctctctctctctctcatggggaGGAACTGGTTAAAAGCGGCTGGGTTGTGGATGGACGAAGTTTTACAAGTTGGATTCACAATAAAGTTGGtgccaagttttttttaaaaaaaacacgtgTCAGGGTCGGTGTATGTTAGAAATGTAGAACACCGGGAACCGCTTAAAACCCTAAAAATAATAACTCCAAGCCATATCGTTGTTTCTTTTGGCTGCGGAATGACATATCGAGGCGCCCCTCGCAATACCCCGGGCGCGATGGGGGAAATCGCATACGATAGACATAAACAGATATCAGATAAAACCCCATTCATTTCCTGCTAAGATCAAGGTTATTAAACTCCAGTGGCCAGTGTAAGgcgcattaaaaaaaaaaatcaaatgttaaaAATCGAACCATCCAATGGCTGAGTTGTAGACCAGGTTAACCACCCCAACCAGTAACCTAATGAATATCGACGCCCCCACCCACCTTGTCAAAACTTTAAATACACAAGAAAAAACAacagttgtgtttttttttctgacaccccccccaccccccaccccccaccaccaccaccaccaccaccaccacctcgggATCTGGCGGATCGAAATACAACTTttttccgcaccccccccccccccccccgaaaagATTCAGcgagttttgttttgtttttgcacTGAAGGTTTGAGATGGGGAAGGGTTTCCTGCTGCTTTGTTGGTCCAGCTCGTTATTCCTTGATGGATTTTGCAAGGGCCAGGAGGGAGTTTGGCTTCTTGTTTATTCTGCGATCCCGGATGGCACGCGCCCGGCGCACgccctgggtggggggggggggggggggggggggggggtggggggagacaatGGGCGGAGCTGGGGCGCAAGTCTGCGGTTTGAAAAGGCAGCGCCTGTGAGCCGAGGGGCTTCAGTCGAGCTGGGAGCAAAGGGAAGGAAGCGTGCCaccggtggggaggggtggtggtggtggtggtggtggtggtggggggggagaactggacacaataacaaggggtgggggggtgggggtggggggctggtggatAAGAAGATCCCGGAGCCGCCTCGAGTGAAGTGAGAGGGGCGCACGGCGCAACACGCGAACGACACGAGTTGGGCGCACAGCAGGACCGAGTTTGCAGCCTTGCACCCGcagcctcttcctccctctccctccctctctccttctccctccctctcccacccaatcccccaccaccaccccaccccaccccaccccaccccacccaccaggcTCTAATGCCCAGCATGGGGAGCACCTCCATCCAACCTCCTTACCTGCAGCCCGCCTGCCTTTACGCCGCTGCTCCGCCGAGTGTGCAGGAGGCGGACCCGGAGTCGGGCCACCAGCGAGCCGGAGCCtcttccacctccacctcctgcacctcctccacctccacctcctcctcccccggcGACTCCAGCAGCAAGCTCAGGCCGCAGCTCAAGAGGCAGCGCTCCTGCTCGCCGGAGCTGCTGCGCTGCAAGAGGCGCCTCAATTTCAGCGGCTTCGGCTACAGCCTCCCGCCCCAGCAGCCGGCGGCCGTCGCCCGGCGCAACGAGCGGGAGAGGAACCGGGTCAAGCTGGTCAACCTGGGCTTCGCCACCCTGCGGGAGCACGTCCCCAACGGCAGCGCCAACAAGAAGATGAGCAAAGTGGAGACCCTGCGCTCGGCGGTGGAATACATCCGAGCCCTGCAGCAGCTGCTGGACGAGCACGATGCCGTCAGTGCCGCCTTCCAGTCCGGCGTGCTCTCGCCCACTCTGTCCAGCGACATGAACTCCATGGCTGGCTCGCCCGTCTCTTCCTATTCCTCGGATGAAGGATCCTGCGACCCTCTGAGTCCGGAAGAGCAGGAACTGCTGGACTTCGCTAGCTGGTTTtgagctgcctctctctctctctctctctctctgcagcagGTACAGACATCCAGTCCaccaaccaaccccacccccccacccaccccgctttAACATTGAAATAGGAACGATATTCAAGAGCGCAAAACGGGCGCTATCGCATCCACCGCCCCCGCCGCCCCCACCTTGTCTGTTACGCCCGATATTCATTTCAAGGGGACAGGATATTGGGGGGTTAGCGGAGAGCTTGCGAATGCGATTGCGATTGCGCCCGCTCTGCGCTCCCTGTCCGCCGTGCATGTTTGATTCTTCCGCATGGTCGAAGGCAACGACTGAACCTGCAAGTGGGCGCAGAAACTACCTGGAGGGGCTATTCCGAGAGAGGGGGCTCTGGTGGAGGTAGGAGACAGCACacacctctccctgccccccaccccccacccccacctcccctgggGGAATGGGTTCCGGCGAACATGCTCAGAGCTGATCTGATTGAAGATGTTGATCTGTGTATCATCATTCTGCAATAGGGAGAGTTCGGCCGAATGGTCAGTTTGCAATAGAGGGGTTTTGTTGCATCCTGTAACCTGGTACCTGTGCGCAAGCAGGCCAACATTGTAAATCATTTTATCtcctcttttttttatttattccatCCAGATCTGCCAGGAAGACACATAAAAAGGTTCCCGGGACCCAAGTACCGGTGACGGCGGTACAAGATTCACCTCCTGCCTTTGCAACTCCCTTCACTGGACTGTCAAGGACTCTAATGACAAAGTGGTCCGTGTATGCAATCACACACAGTGCCTAAACAGCCAAGAGTAAAAGTCGCTCCCGGGTCCTCAGTTACACCGGACTCCGAACAATCCGTCTGGACCACACAAGGGCATCGACCGACAAGAAGCCCCGCACAACCGGCCTAAATAGATTGTCCCTCTCTGCCAACTCTCCATGGAAGAGAAAACCCCAATAGACTCTTCAACGTGACAGTAACActattttgtgtgtgtttttaaagccAATGTCACATATTATGCTTTACCCAATCAAAGAGTTCTGCGTTTTTTTTATAATACTTTTATACTATTTTCAATATAGAATGCTTCAGGCCTTGAgttctttttaattaaaaaaaaggaaaatctatTTGTATCTATGCTAACCAGTTCTGAATTATATTAAGCTATTTTTGTATATAAGAGAGATGGATTTATAGAGTTTTGTACAAGACTTAATGTTCTTTTTTAATATGTGTATATGGCGATTAGACACAGAAGCATGTGATGTCTTCACGTTCGCCTCTCCATTTTCAACTTCTAACTGCCTGTGGTTTGGGAAATCACTGATTTGGGTGTAGGAGGGAATTCCCCTCTGACATTCTGTAGAACCTGCTAGTGTCTTATTCTCCAAGTTGTGCGTTGCCTTGAGACCTTGCGATTTTACTGCCCAGCAAAGTTGAATGAGTTCCTGCCAAACTTTAGTTTACAATCATCACTTCTCGGTCCTGTGTTATCACTATTGTCCTTCgggtcgtacacacacacacacacacacatatatatatatatatatagatttttctgCAAACTGACAACAGCGTGTCACGTATGACTGGTTTTTCTACATGTTAGTTTCATAATAAAGCATTTTTTTGAAACTACCAATAGATTCAATGTATTTTAATATAACTGTTTCCCTATTGTTTCGAAACGAATCTTGTGTACGCGGTTGATGCGGGGAAAGTGCGCTTAGTGACATTGGCTGAACGCAAGGGTGCTAACAGAGTGCCAGCACATAGAAATCCTTCAGCGAATGCACCTTCTGACAGTTAGATGCAACATGACGTAGCCTGGTGCAAATAAGTTGGAAAGCTAGAAATTGCGTTTATATGGCGCCTTTCACAGCTCCAGGGTGTCCCAAAGCGttttgcagccagtgaagtatttttgaagtttgGCCACTGTTATAATATAGCAAGTGcggcagtcaatttgcatacagcaagctcccacaaacggaAATTTGATAACGACAAGGTAATCTGTTTTTTCCTgagattggttgagggataaatattgatcagggagAACTCACTTTATTCTTCTTCCAAATGGTTGCCATGAGGACCTTTAGGAAACCCTTAGGGGGCAGACGGgccctcggtttaatgtctcatccgaaagaggACACTTTTGGCGGTGCAGCACCctgacagtactgcactgggaatgcTAGCCGGACTTTATGCTGGAGTCTAACTTGAACCTCCAACTTCCAGACTTCAAAGTCCCGACGCTATGCAGTAAGCCTGATAACTTTTTAAGTTAAATGTTTGCAAAatcgggaggtggagggaggtgaTGAGATTGAAGGTAACGTGGTTTATTCACTGTTCATCATCACGCATCCAGACGTCAAACAGTGGTTGGTCTCTGGGGCTTTAAAGAGCTGAGATTTGATTAGAAAATACCCTTCACAGCGGCAACTCCAGAAATATGAGGTGTGATTTTTCTTTTGGTTATAAAAGAAGCAAGAGTCAGCTTTCTAAAAGAGCCGCGGTGTTTTGTGCGCTACTTTCTGTCAGTTAGTGGGGACGTGACGGGAATGTTAGTTGTGTCTATTTTGGTTGTCTTATTACTCGGCCTCTGAAAATGCATGAACATTCAGCTTGCGTGCACCCAGTCAAGCGGAACCCAACATCGCCCAGTGCACCGCACACTATACAATGGCCAGCGACTGAGAGAGGCGTCAAGGTTCAAATGGAGACACTATCACTGCAGGATAATCCGCAGTTTGAGGGGTGAGGGGcggcgggaggagggagagatgcaATTATGGAACTGAACTGAAAAAAAGTAATTTCAGCCAGATGATAGGGAcagaggggaggaggtggagggggggtggggttaaaATGTGTCACCTCTCCCCAAAAGCCCATAGAGCCAGATATTCAAACGTGTGGGGTTTTTTTTCTAGGCTTTACCATAGTGACTGATTTTTAATTTAGAATTCCTACCTCTCTGAAATGAACTTTCTAAAAGGGCATTGGACAAAGTGGCGAAAATCCCCCTCATCATCAAATCGCAATCTGATCTTTGTGATTGAGACTGGAATTGATGCCTGCTGCTGTTTAAGGGCACACTGGACGTCGCGCACTGTGCGCTGCACGGGAGTCTCTGTATTGGTTCAGAACGGGATTTGGGATATTTGGTATTGAATTTGAAAAATCGCCTCACATGGATCGAGAGCCACCACGGACACGGCGAGGAGATTTTTGTTTTTAGGCAGCGGGTTGTAGTGACCTCCGGCTGCCCGGGCGCGAGGTGGAAgcaactttcaaaggggaattggatcaaTACTTGAAGGCGGGGAACGTTTAAAGGACTAAGAGGAAAGAAACTGGGAGTGGGATAGTGGGATTgattgggtagctctttcaagaGCTAGTAAAGACACGATGGGTCGAATTACCTTCTTATGTGCTGTAAAATGCCATATGTGCTGATGCTGTTCTGAATTCCAATCTATTGGACATTTTTAGCAGAAAAACAGAATTGGCTACCTAACAGGGAGCAgcgagttggcataaatgggtggGCAggatggtgtgccacagggatcagtgctggggcctcagttttttacaatttatatacatGACTTGGATGCAgagactgaaggaatggtggctaaatttgctgatgacacaaagataggtaggaaagtaaattgtgaggagaacataaggaggctacaaagtgacatagataggtcaagtaagtgggcaaagatctggtaaatgaagtataatgtaggcaaatgtgaaatagttcattttggcaagaaaaataaaaaagaagcacattatctaaatggtgagagattactgagctctgagattcagagggatctgggtgtccaagtgcatgaatcataaaaggttagtatgcagttacagcaggtaattaggaaaactaatagaatg
This genomic window contains:
- the ascl1a gene encoding achaete-scute homolog 1a, coding for MGGAGAQVCGLKRQRLSKLRPQLKRQRSCSPELLRCKRRLNFSGFGYSLPPQQPAAVARRNERERNRVKLVNLGFATLREHVPNGSANKKMSKVETLRSAVEYIRALQQLLDEHDAVSAAFQSGVLSPTLSSDMNSMAGSPVSSYSSDEGSCDPLSPEEQELLDFASWF